From Pseudothermotoga thermarum DSM 5069, a single genomic window includes:
- a CDS encoding tripartite tricarboxylate transporter substrate binding protein, producing the protein MRRNGLLMVLVGILAVGMLFAQFPTKPVEIIIPWSAGGATDLIFRAIAAVFPKYANGQPLVIRNIPGAGAVTGTMEFLKAKPDGYTLLSFAFPILVKMHWDEVKFTIDDFVPVINIVHDPSYILVNANSPYKTLNDLIQAAKANPGAITMGNGGAGGGNHLVAVAFEDFVGVKFTHVPFEGGGPAVTALVGGHIDAVMAAAPEGVTNVQAGQLRVLAVLGEKRLDVFPDVPTTVELGINFKLGMWRGVAAPKGTPAEIVQALHDIFYKCINDPEFQAKAKEMGNIISYMDSATFAQFVKQQNDYWERLMKEKKLGNKYGK; encoded by the coding sequence ATGAGAAGAAATGGCCTTCTTATGGTACTTGTTGGCATTTTAGCTGTTGGGATGCTCTTCGCACAGTTTCCTACAAAACCGGTAGAGATCATCATTCCGTGGTCCGCTGGAGGCGCAACAGATTTGATCTTCAGAGCCATTGCGGCTGTTTTCCCAAAATATGCAAATGGACAACCTCTTGTGATCAGAAATATTCCTGGTGCTGGCGCAGTGACTGGAACAATGGAATTTTTGAAGGCAAAACCAGATGGTTACACACTGTTGTCCTTTGCATTTCCAATACTTGTTAAAATGCACTGGGACGAAGTAAAATTCACAATCGATGATTTTGTGCCCGTTATAAACATTGTACATGATCCAAGCTATATTCTTGTAAACGCAAACTCACCTTACAAAACTTTAAATGATCTCATTCAAGCAGCTAAAGCAAACCCAGGAGCAATAACAATGGGAAATGGTGGAGCAGGAGGAGGGAACCACTTAGTGGCAGTTGCCTTTGAAGATTTCGTAGGAGTTAAGTTTACGCATGTACCATTTGAAGGAGGCGGACCAGCTGTCACAGCACTTGTTGGTGGGCATATCGATGCAGTGATGGCTGCAGCCCCAGAAGGTGTGACAAATGTTCAAGCAGGTCAACTTAGAGTCCTAGCAGTTTTAGGCGAAAAAAGACTCGATGTTTTCCCAGATGTACCAACAACTGTTGAACTTGGAATCAATTTCAAGTTAGGTATGTGGCGAGGAGTTGCGGCACCAAAAGGTACACCAGCGGAAATTGTTCAAGCACTGCATGATATCTTCTACAAATGTATAAATGATCCTGAATTCCAGGCCAAAGCGAAAGAGATGGGAAATATAATTTCCTACATGGATTCAGCCACTTTTGCTCAATTTGTTAAGCAACAAAACGACTATTGGGAAAGGCTGATGAAAGAGAAAAAACTTGGTAATAAATATGGCAAATGA
- a CDS encoding ribonuclease H-like domain-containing protein, producing MLKRTFLHFPNVGERREKLLWKYGYLDWEDIINLPPPSGWSRFWLEWQKEAERSLVALDQKNSEYFALSLPTSHWWRAIPEFLNEAVYLDIETDEKMDVTVIGLADRTTYYAFLEDEEIDKVYEIIFNAKMLVTYNGKNFDVPILKKKFKDLKFPILHIDLCPLFRRLGYKGGLKAIETQLGIERSHQTQGLNGWDAVKLWQKWKYFKDKQAFETLLMYNYEDVVHLKSLLKIAYEKLWKATIELV from the coding sequence ATGCTCAAAAGGACCTTTCTTCATTTTCCAAACGTTGGTGAAAGACGAGAAAAACTGCTTTGGAAATATGGTTACCTTGACTGGGAAGATATTATCAATTTACCACCACCTTCAGGTTGGAGCCGCTTTTGGCTTGAGTGGCAAAAGGAGGCAGAAAGATCTTTGGTAGCATTGGATCAAAAAAATTCAGAATACTTTGCTCTTTCTTTGCCCACATCGCACTGGTGGAGAGCTATTCCGGAGTTTTTAAATGAAGCTGTATACTTGGACATTGAAACCGATGAGAAAATGGACGTTACAGTCATAGGTTTAGCGGATAGGACAACTTACTACGCATTTTTGGAAGATGAGGAAATTGACAAAGTGTATGAAATAATTTTCAATGCCAAAATGCTTGTGACCTACAATGGTAAAAACTTTGATGTACCTATTTTGAAAAAGAAATTCAAGGATTTGAAATTTCCAATTCTTCATATAGACCTTTGCCCATTGTTTCGAAGGCTTGGTTATAAAGGTGGTTTAAAAGCCATAGAAACTCAACTTGGAATAGAGCGTTCCCATCAAACTCAAGGTTTAAACGGTTGGGATGCGGTTAAATTATGGCAAAAATGGAAGTATTTTAAAGACAAGCAGGCTTTTGAAACGCTTTTGATGTATAACTATGAAGATGTGGTTCATTTGAAAAGCCTCTTGAAAATTGCCTACGAAAAACTTTGGAAAGCCACAATTGAATTAGTTTGA
- a CDS encoding ArsR/SmtB family transcription factor, which translates to MKAKNICDINKIHTKKIQKALQNLPSETEINEMSVLFSTLSDQTRLKILYALLSQQLCGCDLAKITLVSKSAVSHQMRILKMTKLVKAKRVGKQVFYSIADEHVKQILLMALSHVREEEK; encoded by the coding sequence ATGAAAGCCAAAAACATTTGTGACATAAACAAAATTCATACAAAAAAGATACAGAAAGCCTTGCAAAATCTTCCTTCTGAAACAGAGATAAACGAAATGTCGGTTCTGTTTTCAACCTTGTCAGATCAAACTCGATTGAAAATCCTTTATGCTTTGCTTTCACAGCAACTTTGTGGTTGTGATCTTGCGAAAATCACCTTGGTTTCGAAATCAGCCGTATCCCACCAAATGAGGATTTTAAAGATGACGAAGCTTGTTAAAGCCAAAAGAGTGGGTAAACAAGTTTTTTACTCGATAGCCGATGAGCATGTGAAGCAAATCTTGTTGATGGCTTTAAGCCATGTTAGGGAGGAAGAAAAGTGA
- a CDS encoding heavy metal translocating P-type ATPase has translation MRRIYKLKNLCCPNCARRIEETIKKTKGVKSVKLNFSLGILKVESEKEIDVRRIVKSIENEVEIQEFHQKKNHLELFVLFSSLLLFAASFAFKSPYVAIFSYIISGFSVFRKTVKNVFTRSLKTIFDEYFLMSIATIGALILKEYHEAAAVMVFYRFGEYLQSLAVNKSRKSIEDLINAMPKYAWLLENGQIRKISPDKLEVGQIILVKPGEKIPIDGIIVEGKAMVDTSLVTGESFPQFFESQQEVKAGFIVKDSPLKIKVTKRYEDSTATRLVQLVEAATERKSRVEKAITIFARYYTPIVLVVAFLTWLFPVVFFNQPFKVRLYRSLVLLVISCPCALMLAVPLTYFAGLGKASKNKILIKGADLIDTLAKAKVVLFDKTGTLTEEQHEIEKIEVTGEISSEQLLRYLASIERYSNHPFAKSIVEAVGQVNYPVQNLVELPGMGIKGLVNGVEFLAGNDRLLHLENVKHPKWVCDSDQKSSIHTAVNKKFSGSVFLREKIKNSTKEAIQKLKNLGITVKMLTGDKKNSAEKVAKQLGIEFNSDLLPEEKYKILENEKKSGVIIFVGDGLNDVPSLSKADVGIAMNTADNEAALEIADVVIADGEPIKVYEAIEISRKTRRIVVENIVIAIGVKILFILLATTGTATMWQGVFADVGVALLCVLNSMRILH, from the coding sequence GTGAGACGAATTTACAAGCTGAAAAACTTGTGTTGCCCCAATTGTGCCAGGAGAATAGAAGAAACTATCAAAAAAACGAAAGGTGTAAAAAGCGTAAAGTTGAATTTTTCACTTGGAATTCTGAAAGTGGAGAGTGAAAAGGAAATAGATGTTCGCCGAATAGTAAAGTCTATCGAAAATGAGGTTGAAATACAAGAATTTCATCAAAAGAAAAATCATTTAGAACTTTTTGTATTGTTTTCATCGCTATTGTTGTTTGCTGCAAGCTTTGCTTTCAAATCTCCTTATGTGGCTATTTTTTCATACATCATATCCGGTTTTTCGGTGTTTAGAAAAACAGTGAAGAATGTTTTTACAAGAAGTTTAAAAACCATTTTTGATGAGTATTTTTTGATGAGTATTGCAACCATTGGGGCGCTGATCCTAAAAGAATATCATGAAGCTGCAGCAGTGATGGTCTTCTATCGATTTGGTGAATATTTGCAAAGTTTGGCAGTCAACAAATCTAGAAAATCTATTGAGGATTTGATAAACGCTATGCCAAAGTATGCTTGGCTTTTAGAAAATGGGCAAATTCGCAAAATTTCACCAGATAAGCTTGAAGTAGGCCAAATTATTTTGGTAAAGCCTGGCGAGAAAATTCCAATCGACGGTATAATCGTCGAAGGTAAAGCAATGGTTGATACTTCTCTTGTAACCGGTGAATCTTTTCCGCAATTTTTTGAATCACAGCAAGAAGTTAAAGCTGGTTTTATCGTAAAAGATTCGCCCTTAAAAATTAAAGTAACAAAACGCTATGAAGATTCAACTGCGACAAGACTTGTTCAACTTGTTGAAGCTGCTACAGAAAGGAAATCTAGAGTTGAAAAAGCTATAACAATTTTTGCAAGATACTATACTCCGATAGTCCTTGTTGTTGCATTTTTGACTTGGCTTTTCCCAGTTGTTTTTTTCAATCAACCATTTAAAGTCCGACTTTATCGAAGTTTAGTGCTTTTGGTTATATCCTGTCCATGTGCGTTGATGCTAGCTGTTCCACTTACATATTTTGCTGGTTTGGGTAAGGCTTCGAAAAACAAGATACTCATAAAGGGAGCAGACCTCATAGACACTTTGGCCAAAGCAAAGGTGGTTTTGTTCGATAAAACAGGTACTTTAACGGAAGAACAACATGAAATTGAAAAGATAGAGGTAACCGGCGAAATATCTTCCGAGCAACTATTGCGTTATTTAGCAAGTATTGAGAGATACTCAAATCATCCATTTGCAAAAAGCATAGTTGAAGCTGTTGGACAAGTAAATTATCCAGTCCAAAATTTGGTTGAGCTTCCTGGAATGGGAATAAAAGGGTTGGTTAACGGTGTAGAATTTCTTGCCGGAAATGATAGGCTTCTTCATCTTGAAAATGTTAAACATCCAAAATGGGTTTGCGATTCTGATCAAAAAAGCTCCATTCACACCGCCGTGAACAAGAAATTTTCTGGTAGTGTCTTTCTCAGGGAGAAGATCAAAAATTCTACAAAGGAAGCCATTCAAAAACTCAAAAACTTAGGAATAACCGTAAAAATGCTGACAGGAGATAAAAAAAATTCCGCTGAAAAAGTGGCAAAGCAGCTTGGGATAGAATTCAATTCTGATTTGCTTCCAGAAGAAAAGTACAAGATCCTAGAAAACGAGAAAAAATCAGGGGTGATTATCTTTGTGGGCGATGGCTTGAACGATGTTCCAAGCCTTTCAAAAGCAGACGTTGGAATTGCGATGAACACTGCTGACAACGAAGCGGCATTGGAAATTGCAGATGTTGTAATAGCCGATGGCGAACCTATAAAAGTTTACGAAGCCATTGAAATTTCAAGAAAAACGCGCAGAATAGTGGTTGAAAACATTGTGATAGCGATCGGTGTAAAAATCCTTTTCATACTTCTTGCAACAACAGGTACTGCCACCATGTGGCAAGGAGTTTTTGCCGATGTAGGTGTGGCTTTACTTTGTGTTTTAAACTCTATGAGAATTTTGCATTAA
- the bgaS gene encoding beta-galactosidase BgaS, producing MFPKDFLFGASMAGFQVEMGYGKDDVDPNTDWFVWVREPENLFTGTVSGHLPEYGVGYWKNYANLHQLAVDFGMNCLRVNVEWSRIFPKPTFDVPVHVVSENGIREVKIDKTSLEKLDEIANKSAVEHYREIFKDMKSRGLRLILNLAHFTLPIWIHDPMAVHRGIPTEKTGWVNEKTVVEFAKFAAYVAWKFDDLVDMYTTMNEPNVVSQMGYIMTRGGFPPSYFSPEMYLKSLFNQAQAHARAYDAIKFLTEKPVGIIYASSIYETLNGDKEIEENAMYMMNYMFLDSIINGSLLFQDRPDMREKVDFLGVNYYTRTVIERIEPMNFGQIALNWKILEGYGYACPPGGFSKDFRPVSDFGWETYPEGLLKLLRAFYERYKLPLMVTENGVADCRDWLRPYHLVGHLYAVEKAIEDGIDVRGYLHWSIVDNYEWARGYTMRFGLAETDYETKQLTPRPSMYIFREIVKEGTTARFHNYLKSPYEIWRM from the coding sequence ATGTTTCCAAAGGATTTTCTTTTCGGTGCGTCGATGGCAGGTTTTCAAGTTGAAATGGGATATGGTAAAGATGACGTTGATCCAAACACCGATTGGTTTGTTTGGGTAAGAGAACCGGAAAATCTCTTCACGGGGACTGTCAGTGGACACCTTCCTGAATACGGAGTTGGTTACTGGAAAAACTACGCAAACCTTCACCAACTTGCAGTGGATTTTGGCATGAACTGTTTGAGGGTTAACGTCGAATGGTCAAGGATATTTCCAAAACCGACCTTCGATGTTCCAGTTCACGTCGTGAGCGAAAACGGAATAAGAGAAGTGAAGATCGACAAAACTTCTTTAGAAAAATTGGACGAAATCGCCAACAAATCCGCTGTTGAGCATTATCGAGAAATCTTCAAGGATATGAAGTCAAGAGGATTAAGGTTGATTTTGAACTTGGCTCACTTCACCCTTCCAATTTGGATCCACGATCCAATGGCAGTTCACAGAGGTATTCCAACAGAGAAAACCGGATGGGTCAACGAGAAAACAGTTGTGGAATTTGCAAAGTTTGCCGCATACGTTGCCTGGAAGTTTGACGATCTTGTGGACATGTACACGACTATGAATGAACCTAACGTTGTTAGCCAGATGGGTTACATCATGACCAGAGGAGGCTTTCCACCTTCTTACTTCAGCCCAGAAATGTACTTGAAAAGCCTCTTCAACCAAGCACAAGCTCACGCAAGGGCTTACGACGCAATCAAATTTCTCACAGAAAAACCTGTTGGAATCATTTATGCTTCCTCAATCTATGAAACTCTCAACGGGGATAAAGAAATCGAAGAAAATGCGATGTACATGATGAACTATATGTTTTTGGACTCGATAATCAACGGTTCATTGCTGTTCCAAGATAGGCCAGATATGAGAGAAAAGGTCGATTTTCTCGGTGTCAATTATTATACAAGAACGGTGATTGAGAGAATTGAACCGATGAATTTTGGACAAATCGCTTTGAATTGGAAAATTTTGGAAGGTTATGGCTATGCGTGTCCTCCCGGCGGCTTTTCAAAAGACTTTAGGCCAGTCAGCGACTTTGGTTGGGAAACGTATCCAGAAGGTTTGTTGAAACTTTTGAGAGCATTTTACGAAAGGTACAAACTGCCTTTGATGGTGACGGAAAACGGGGTTGCTGACTGCAGAGATTGGTTAAGACCGTATCATCTTGTTGGACATCTGTACGCAGTTGAAAAAGCTATCGAGGATGGAATTGACGTCAGAGGATACCTTCATTGGTCAATCGTTGACAACTACGAATGGGCAAGAGGTTACACCATGAGATTTGGTTTGGCTGAAACAGATTATGAAACCAAACAGTTAACTCCCAGACCTTCGATGTACATTTTCAGAGAGATCGTCAAAGAAGGGACAACGGCAAGGTTTCACAACTACCTCAAATCACCTTACGAGATTTGGAGAATGTGA
- a CDS encoding MFS transporter, which translates to MSAFFIFVLLVLLNADQMVISPVIGDIQAEFKVDDAAIGFIGAVFTIVGALISLVWGYLADKYNRKNLLIYSILVGEIPCFMTAFSSTYWQFFMWRALTGIGVGASFPIVFSLVGDMYDQISRGKVVALLSSAMSIGGILGMAVAGFVAPTFGWRIPFILVSLPNVVLAFVALFILKEPKRGAFEKGIGELVQKGYVYPKLPELKDYAKLVSVKTNLYLFLQGIAGTIPWGAIPYFLIEYFRRERGLTVEAATMVFLVFGLGNVIGIVVGGWIGARLYKISKSLVPIFCAVTTALGVWLTVMTMDYRNGLLVLSLIGFSAALMDSLTGPNVKFMLLNVNEPQDRGRIFSIFNLTDSLGTGVGRWFGGGMSIVLGSLGAALKLSAYFWFGCSAILFILAFCFAKDVQILEEKMQKLSEQVEKVGV; encoded by the coding sequence ATCTCGGCATTTTTTATTTTCGTGCTTTTAGTACTTTTGAACGCCGATCAAATGGTGATTTCACCTGTCATTGGAGATATTCAAGCAGAATTCAAAGTTGACGATGCCGCGATAGGTTTTATCGGAGCTGTTTTTACAATCGTCGGAGCGTTGATAAGTCTTGTTTGGGGTTATCTTGCGGACAAATACAACAGAAAAAATTTGTTGATTTATTCGATTCTAGTAGGTGAGATTCCTTGCTTCATGACGGCTTTTTCATCAACCTATTGGCAATTCTTTATGTGGAGAGCATTGACTGGTATAGGAGTTGGTGCATCGTTTCCCATAGTTTTCTCTTTGGTTGGAGATATGTATGATCAAATAAGTCGTGGAAAGGTTGTGGCTTTACTATCATCAGCTATGTCGATAGGTGGCATCCTTGGAATGGCAGTTGCAGGTTTTGTTGCACCAACTTTTGGCTGGCGAATTCCGTTCATTTTGGTCTCACTTCCAAATGTTGTGCTTGCCTTCGTTGCTTTATTTATTTTGAAAGAACCAAAGCGTGGTGCGTTTGAAAAAGGCATAGGTGAATTGGTCCAGAAAGGTTATGTATACCCAAAGCTTCCAGAGTTGAAAGATTATGCAAAACTTGTTTCGGTTAAAACGAACCTTTATCTGTTCCTTCAAGGCATTGCTGGTACCATACCTTGGGGAGCCATTCCCTATTTCCTGATCGAATATTTCCGACGAGAACGAGGTTTAACAGTTGAGGCGGCTACAATGGTTTTCCTGGTCTTTGGGCTGGGAAATGTCATTGGAATAGTCGTCGGAGGATGGATTGGTGCAAGACTTTACAAGATCTCAAAATCGCTGGTTCCAATCTTTTGTGCGGTAACCACAGCACTTGGAGTTTGGCTAACTGTGATGACAATGGATTACAGAAACGGTTTGTTGGTTCTTTCTTTGATAGGTTTCTCTGCAGCCTTGATGGACAGTCTAACAGGACCAAATGTCAAATTCATGCTACTGAATGTCAACGAACCGCAGGATCGAGGAAGGATTTTCTCGATATTCAACCTGACAGATTCTCTTGGAACAGGTGTTGGTAGATGGTTTGGCGGAGGTATGTCGATTGTCCTTGGTTCGCTTGGTGCAGCTTTAAAATTATCCGCATACTTTTGGTTTGGTTGTTCAGCGATCCTGTTCATTCTGGCTTTTTGCTTTGCCAAGGATGTTCAAATTCTTGAGGAAAAGATGCAAAAACTTTCCGAACAAGTTGAAAAAGTGGGGGTGTGA
- a CDS encoding DMT family transporter — protein sequence MSYLFLLITLLAWSSFEVLTKPLMGVVDPFFLTFFRATVGGLFLLMLARKRVKFKDLLALTVVGSLNVIVSLTLLQLTVKHSNASTAATLVATNPLFVGIFAIAMGKEKYSFKKTVSLIIGLLGLLILSYGKMAGDSALGIVLGMLSSITFALYTVLMRDLTIKHGSLTANAYSMFFSGLLYGMILIFTGKMNFPSIDFSKWLVLLYASVVVTGLAYVTYFKAMEKLGPARASFAVYLKPAVASFFAFVFLHEPFGIAKIVGTGIIVCALFLR from the coding sequence TTGAGCTATTTGTTTTTGCTTATAACACTGCTTGCTTGGTCGTCTTTTGAGGTTTTGACAAAGCCTCTCATGGGAGTTGTTGATCCATTTTTTCTCACCTTTTTCAGGGCAACTGTCGGTGGGCTTTTTCTTTTGATGCTTGCAAGAAAGCGTGTGAAATTCAAAGACCTATTAGCCTTAACCGTCGTTGGTTCTCTCAACGTGATCGTTTCACTTACACTGCTGCAATTGACTGTAAAGCATTCAAACGCTTCAACGGCTGCGACTTTGGTTGCAACAAATCCGCTTTTCGTTGGAATTTTTGCCATCGCTATGGGAAAAGAAAAGTACAGCTTTAAAAAGACCGTAAGTTTGATAATCGGTTTGTTAGGCCTTTTGATTCTTTCTTACGGAAAGATGGCAGGTGATAGCGCACTCGGAATCGTGTTGGGAATGCTATCGTCTATCACATTTGCGCTTTATACAGTGTTGATGAGAGATCTAACCATAAAGCATGGTTCTTTAACAGCCAACGCATATTCAATGTTTTTTTCAGGCTTGCTCTATGGAATGATATTGATCTTCACAGGAAAGATGAACTTTCCAAGCATTGATTTTTCAAAATGGCTTGTTCTGTTGTACGCTTCTGTTGTTGTGACAGGACTTGCCTACGTTACCTATTTTAAGGCTATGGAAAAGCTTGGACCAGCCAGAGCTAGTTTTGCAGTTTACTTGAAACCGGCAGTTGCAAGTTTTTTTGCCTTTGTTTTTCTTCACGAACCGTTTGGCATCGCTAAAATAGTTGGAACCGGCATAATTGTTTGTGCTTTGTTTTTAAGATAA
- a CDS encoding HD domain-containing phosphohydrolase — protein sequence MAAAMKSELAERDERIESLSKELTSAKEALYQKEKELNLANLELDARAQTIEAMNQQLLAMNEQLQAQIQELDAMNEELSRLLKELENSTEKFSNCLEKLADIAICNEEKVEEEIKATLLSVFEDADVRILNTKGIKLEFVQGMVFSQQSTTMLSINEQLALLITRKSPLLSAEIKFLNAIAKLFNIFMQIREYFKERESLSEKVINVLISSLSLYEPHTADHAKRLAKLSKEVALKLGLDQRRAELVSWAALVHDIGKLAVDKEILNKPSRLDPEEYEKVKTHPVIGAQLLKAGGLDEIAKIVMYHHERYDGKGYPEGLKADQIPIESRIICVIDAFDAMISDRPYRKAMTIEQAKEELLKNSGTQFDPKVVKIFLEAIEEMNKETEG from the coding sequence ATGGCGGCAGCAATGAAAAGTGAATTGGCAGAACGTGATGAAAGAATCGAAAGTTTGAGCAAAGAGCTAACAAGCGCAAAAGAAGCATTGTACCAAAAGGAAAAAGAGCTTAATTTAGCAAATTTAGAGTTGGACGCACGTGCACAAACAATAGAAGCAATGAATCAACAACTGCTTGCGATGAATGAACAACTACAAGCTCAAATTCAAGAACTTGATGCGATGAACGAAGAACTTTCGCGTTTACTAAAAGAATTGGAAAACTCCACAGAGAAATTTTCAAATTGTTTAGAAAAACTCGCAGATATAGCTATATGTAATGAAGAGAAAGTAGAAGAAGAAATAAAAGCCACTCTCTTGAGTGTATTTGAAGATGCTGATGTTCGTATTCTCAACACTAAAGGCATAAAACTAGAATTCGTACAAGGTATGGTTTTCAGCCAACAGTCAACAACGATGTTGTCAATTAATGAACAACTAGCTTTGCTGATAACTAGAAAATCCCCCTTACTTTCAGCAGAGATCAAGTTTTTAAATGCTATTGCCAAACTTTTTAACATATTTATGCAAATTCGAGAATATTTTAAAGAAAGAGAATCACTCTCCGAAAAAGTGATCAACGTTTTGATTTCTTCCCTATCACTTTATGAACCTCACACTGCAGATCACGCAAAAAGGTTGGCAAAGCTTTCCAAAGAAGTGGCTCTCAAATTAGGGTTAGATCAAAGAAGAGCAGAACTTGTTAGCTGGGCAGCTTTGGTTCACGATATAGGAAAACTTGCTGTGGACAAAGAGATTTTGAATAAACCTTCCAGACTCGATCCAGAGGAATATGAAAAGGTTAAAACCCATCCAGTGATAGGTGCACAACTTTTAAAAGCTGGGGGACTTGATGAAATAGCAAAAATCGTTATGTACCACCATGAAAGGTACGATGGAAAGGGATACCCAGAGGGATTGAAAGCTGATCAAATACCGATAGAATCGCGAATAATATGTGTGATAGACGCCTTCGATGCTATGATATCCGATAGACCTTACAGAAAAGCCATGACGATTGAACAGGCAAAAGAAGAGCTTTTGAAAAACAGCGGTACGCAGTTTGACCCAAAAGTGGTTAAAATCTTCTTGGAAGCAATCGAGGAAATGAACAAAGAAACGGAGGGATAA
- a CDS encoding methyl-accepting chemotaxis protein yields MTKPLRNLAIAAEQFGKGDLTVKFKAKGKDEIAQMAQALQQMADTLRETFSHISEAAEQVNSAAQNLASAAEEVGATSEELSAQMTNIDKNAQNISASAQEVNSGVEEISASAQNLSKAAQGLTEKIGRVQVAADKGEQAVMQIDKLIEIVRVGSDKIDKSLGRLMEDAKNISQIVDTINSIAEQTNLLALNAAIEAARAGEAGRGFAVVADEIRKLAEESKGATQKIAAILERIYESAQTATRDSQESIKQVASTVEQSAVVKAEIANILKEIKEITGMIESVAASAEELSASTEEISAAMTNATNAVTEIARQIEDMNTALKQQADASQQVSASTEELSAIAQSLVEQTRKFKFLKVVDLKYACLQGPYKVFPYRGFFKLYKFKEAEESDSRTHSYYKRLSFNFGVVVDQTIQNQKGLGQKNQRHYRT; encoded by the coding sequence ATGACGAAACCTCTTCGCAACCTTGCAATAGCTGCCGAGCAATTTGGTAAAGGCGACTTGACGGTTAAATTCAAAGCAAAGGGTAAAGATGAAATCGCACAGATGGCGCAAGCTTTACAACAAATGGCAGATACACTTAGGGAAACTTTCTCGCACATTAGTGAAGCAGCAGAGCAGGTGAATTCTGCCGCTCAAAATCTTGCAAGTGCAGCTGAAGAAGTTGGTGCTACCAGCGAAGAATTGTCAGCTCAAATGACAAACATAGACAAAAATGCTCAAAACATATCTGCTTCGGCTCAGGAGGTTAACTCTGGGGTTGAAGAAATATCGGCAAGCGCACAGAATTTGTCAAAAGCTGCTCAAGGTTTGACTGAAAAAATAGGTAGAGTACAAGTGGCAGCTGACAAAGGTGAACAAGCTGTAATGCAAATAGACAAACTGATAGAAATTGTTAGAGTAGGAAGTGACAAAATAGACAAATCCTTAGGTAGGCTCATGGAAGATGCCAAGAACATAAGTCAAATAGTTGACACGATAAACAGCATAGCTGAACAGACGAACTTGCTGGCGTTAAACGCGGCAATAGAGGCAGCAAGAGCAGGGGAAGCTGGACGCGGTTTCGCAGTTGTTGCGGATGAAATAAGAAAACTTGCTGAAGAAAGCAAGGGCGCGACACAAAAGATAGCGGCGATACTTGAAAGGATTTACGAATCGGCGCAGACGGCAACAAGAGATTCACAAGAGTCCATTAAGCAGGTTGCATCAACAGTTGAGCAATCGGCAGTAGTTAAGGCAGAGATAGCTAACATATTGAAAGAAATCAAAGAAATAACAGGAATGATAGAAAGTGTTGCGGCAAGCGCGGAGGAATTAAGTGCATCCACGGAAGAGATAAGCGCAGCAATGACAAATGCTACAAACGCAGTTACGGAAATAGCTCGACAAATTGAAGATATGAACACTGCTTTAAAACAACAAGCAGACGCAAGCCAGCAAGTGAGTGCTTCTACAGAAGAGCTTTCTGCAATAGCTCAATCATTGGTAGAACAAACCCGAAAATTCAAATTTTTAAAAGTTGTTGACCTTAAGTATGCTTGCCTGCAAGGCCCCTATAAGGTTTTCCCTTATAGGGGCTTTTTTAAATTATATAAGTTTAAGGAGGCAGAAGAAAGTGACAGTCGTACTCATAGTTATTACAAGCGCCTTAGCTTTAACTTTGGTGTTGTCGTGGATCAAACTATTCAAAACCAAAAAGGTCTTGGCCAAAAGAATCAGCGACATTACAGAACCTGA